A single window of Nicotiana sylvestris chromosome 3, ASM39365v2, whole genome shotgun sequence DNA harbors:
- the LOC104239808 gene encoding uncharacterized protein, with amino-acid sequence MFLGLLEHLQKLCFLGTDRSLTVCYADLISSKDLGQVSHTDPPRFVISYFICSSVHMPQVAFLHRQFQCCSKHNSHSMFHRCTPKFMFPILLILCHTVICSPTYVPPMSMPGYSSNPTYPHSSTGSNYLLMPGGSSHLSTNGLKYGIQQFKPVPTGSTSGLGTFTSLTGYAVNTSGVIGSTTGVEDSSRLKYKDNNLYVPNPQKHLRCG; translated from the exons ATGTTCCTGGGGCTATTGGAACACCTTCAGAAGCTGTGTTTTTTGGGCACTGACCGGAGTTTGACAGTTTGCTATGCTGATTTAATATCTTCGAAGGATTTGGGCCAAGTATCACACACTGACCCACCAAGGTTTGTTATCTCCTACTTCATATG CTCCTCAGTTCACATGCCACAAGTAGCATTTCTGCATCGTCAATTCCAATGTTGCAGCAAGCACAACAGCCACAGCATGTTTCACAGATGCACCCCCAAGTTCATGTttcccattttgctaatcttatGCCATACAGTCATTTGCTCCCCCACCTATGTTCCTCCAATGAGTATGCCTGGCTATTCTAGTAACCCAACCTATCCGCATTCCTCCACTGGAAGCAATTACTTGCTGATGCCTGGAGGTAGCTCCCATCTTAGCACAAATGGGCTTAAGTATGGAATCCAGCAATTCAAGCCTGTCCCAACAGGAAGTACTTCAGGTTTAGGGACTTTTACTAGTCTGACTGGCTATGCCGTTAACACTTCTGGTGTAATTGGCAGTACGACAGGGGTTGAAGACTCATCCCGGTTAAAGTACAAGGATAATAATCTTTATGTTCCTAATCCGCAG AAACACCTGAGATGTGGATGA